In Nicotiana tabacum cultivar K326 chromosome 11, ASM71507v2, whole genome shotgun sequence, a single window of DNA contains:
- the LOC107759695 gene encoding filament-like plant protein 3 isoform X2, translating into MDRRSWLWRRKASEKSPSGSGETESSSVGSISSHSERFFDDQALQNHNTQSPEVTSKTAPSDEELSETVKTLSAKLSEALVNVREKEDLVKQHAKVAEEAVSGWEKAEGEVLIQKRLVETANQKNSILEERIKHLDGALKECLRQLRQAREEQAQNVQVAVAKTSCEWEFKKSELENKLVQLQSQLQSSKAEDSNVQDLQHKLEYAEKQNSVLKLELVSISEELKLMTSERDLSTHAAETASKQHLESITKVAKLEAECRMLKAFARKRSTVNDHKSTAASSAYFEPSADSLSDTGERLSTAENDSCKISGLEPNNYDQNGSYFLSSALVSELNQYKYEKPHRRDLIASSVEINLMDDFLEMEKLAARPDTVSEISNVRGAHISEPILKTELRAIVSQTAEAEKLAKMEVEKLKLEKELTECQDELKISKEQLKETKDNLIEVKAQLSMANEARKKLEPEFKATITKLKDLTEQLQKMEAEIVELKAQLSVANEVKKKAEAEVESANTRLKNLVERLEEAEVDAAEFQAQLITANEAKRAAEVEVEATNLKLKKSEFRLEETEVKLLGLQTQLETVKGMKSGVEAELEATNAKKDVVESQLKATELELQTLVSKVDSLQEELCKETALHQETAAKLQKLETDNSLIKSASQLRKATIVEEFKINKDKQMAIAASQFAECQKTIASIGWQLKSLATMDDFLVDSGEPLLIQ; encoded by the exons ATGGACCGGCGGAGTTGGTTGTGGCGGAGGAAGGCATCGGAGAAGAGTCCGAGTGGCAGTGGTGAAACAGAAAGCTCTTCTGTTGGATCCATTTCTTCTCATTCTGAGAGGTTCTTTGATGATCAG GCTCTTCAAAATCATAACACTCAATCACCTGAAGTCACATCTAAAACTGCTCCCAGCGATGAAGAACTTAGTGAAACTGTCAAGACTTTGTCAGCTAAATTGTCAGAAGCTCTTGTGAACGTCCGTGAGAAGGAAGATTTGGTAAAGCAGCATGCAAAAGTAGCCGAGGAAGCTGTCTCAG GATGGGAGAAGGCTGAAGGTGAAGTGTTGATCCAGAAGAGATTAGTTGAGACAGCAAACCAGAAGAACTCAATCCTTGAAGAGCGTATCAAACATCTTGATGGAGCGCTTAAAGAGTGTCTAAGACAGCTTCGACAGGCAAGAGAAGAGCAAGCGCAGAATGTCCAGGTCGCTGTAGCCAAGACAAGTTGTGAGTGGGAGTTTAAAAAGTCTGAACTTGAAAATAAGCTTGTTCAGCTTCAGTCTCAACTGCAAAGTTCTAAAGCAGAAGACAGTAACGTTCAAGATCTTCAGCATAAGCTTGAATATGCTGAGAAACAGAACTCAGTCCTCAAGCTTGAGCTTGTTTCTATATCTGAGGAGCTCAAACTGATGACATCTGAGAGAGATTTAAGTACTCATGCTGCTGAAACAGCTAGCAAACAACACCTCGAGAGTATCACGAAGGTGGCTAAGCTTGAAGCAGAATGCCGTATGCTCAAGGCATTTGCTCGGAAAAGATCAACAGTTAATGACCACAAGTCTACCGCTGCTTCCTCGGCTTATTTTGAACCTTCCGCTGATAGTTTGTCAGATACTGGAGAACGGCTGTCTACAGCAGAAAATGATAGTTGCAAAATCAGTGGTTTGGAGCCAAATAATTATGACCAGAACGGTTCTTACTTCCTGTCTTCTGCTTTAGTTTCTGAATTGAACCAATATAAATATGAAAAGCCACATAGAAGAGACCTTATAGCATCATCTGTGGAGATAAATCTGATGGATGATTTTCTTGAGATGGAGAAGCTTGCAGCACGTCCTGATACAGTGAGTGAAATAAGCAACGTCAGAGGAGCTCACATCAGTGAACCCATTTTAAAAACTGAACTTAGAGCCATAGTTAGTCAGACAGCTGAAGCGGAGAAGTTGGCAAAGATGGAGGTGGAGAAATTGAAACTAGAGAAGGAATTAACTGAGTGTCAGGACGAGCTTAAGATATctaaagaacaattaaaagaaacaaaggaCAATTTAATTGAGGTAAAAGCTCAGTTATCTATGGCAAATGAAGCAAGGAAAAAATTGGAGCCTGAATTCAAGGCTACTATAACAAAGCTTAAAGACTTAACAGAACAATTGCAGAAAATGGAGGCTGAGATTGTGGAGCTCAAAGCACAGTTATCCGTGGCAAATGAAGTAAAGAAGAAGGCTGAGGCAGAAGTCGAATCTGCCAACACTAGGCTCAAGAATTTAGTTGAACGCTTAGAAGAAGCAGAGGTCGATGCAGCGGAATTCCAAGCTCAGCTCATTACAGCTAATGAAGCAAAGAGAGCTGCTGAGGTTGAAGTTGAGGCTACCAATTTGAAGCTTAAGAAATCAGAATTTCGCTTGGAGGAAACTGAAGTCAAACTTTTAGGGCTTCAAACTCAACTAGAAACCGTGAAAGGAATGAAATCTGGAGTTGAGGCCGAACTTGAAGCTACCAATGCAAAGAAAGATGTGGTGGAGTCACAACTTAAAGCCACTGAATTGGAGCTGCAAACATTGGTTTCTAAAGTTGATTCTCTTCAAGAGGAGCTTTGCAAGGAAACGGCTTTGCACCAGGAAACTGCTGCAAAGTTGCAGAAACTAGAAACTGACAATTCACTGATAAAATCTGCGTCCCAGCTTCGGAAAGCAACTATTGTCGAGGAATTTAAGATCAATAAG GATAAACAAATGGCGATAGCAGCTAGTCAATTTGCAGAGTGCCAAAAGACAATCGCTTCTATTGGTTGGCAATTGAAATCCCTTGCTACCATGGATGATTTCTTGGTTGACTCAGGCGAACCATTACTGATACAATGA
- the LOC107797026 gene encoding rubisco accumulation factor 1.2, chloroplastic-like, with product MFSLTVNSPKPLSLSTPFLPSHHHPLPSITHKPILNPKPITALIIPPSSGQQQQYSTQQQQLYQPFRPPPPPLPPKFRNLDTNAKLEVLSNRLGLWYEYAPLIPYLTSEGFTPSTLEEITGLTGVEQNRLVVAAQVRDTLVESAALDEETLSYFESGGAELLYEIRLLSARQRTDAATFLVKNGFDAKQAQDLARAIKDYPRRRVDYGWDKFNGDSPGDCLAFMYFRLAQEYAAAASEDLRRSSMEKALEVVESESARNLLVMELEGREVAKESVLDDGVTVPLVRMKLGEVAESTIVVVLPVCKAEGRDVEVEAAPWECGGVGDFGIVEAEKDWRRWVVLPGWQPIAGLERGGVAVSFKSGNFLPWREKSKYKQEPVLVVADRGRTEVASEDGFYLVVDGGDGSNEEGLKVERGSTLKKRGVEQSLGIVLIVVRPPRWEDEEQLGEEDWD from the coding sequence CAATTCTCAATCCAAAACCCATAACAGCACTCATAATTCCTCCTTCTTcaggccaacaacaacaatattcaaCCCAACAGCAACAACTTTATCAGCCTTTTAGACCTCCTCCTCCACCTCTCCCACCCAAATTCCGCAATCTTGACACAAATGCAAAGCTCGAAGTTCTATCTAATCGCCTTGGTCTTTGGTATGAATATGCTCCTTTGATACCTTATTTAACAAGTGAAGGGTTTACTCCTTCAACTCTTGAGGAAATCACTGGCCTTACTGGAGTTGAACAGAATCGGTTGGTTGTTGCTGCCCAAGTTCGTGATACTCTTGTTGAGTCTGCTGCTTTAGATGAAGAAACGTTGTCGTATTTTGAATCTGGAGGTGCTGAATTATTATATGAAATTCGTTTGCTTAGTGCTAGGCAACGAACTGATGCAGCAACATTTTTAGTGAAGAATGGGTTTGATGCAAAACAAGCTCAAGATTTAGCTAGAGCAATTAAAGATTATCCGCGTAGACGTGTGGATTATGGTTGGGACAAGTTTAATGGTGATTCTCCTGGTGATTGTTTAGCTTTTATGTACTTTAGATTAGCTCAAGAATATGCTGCTGCAGCTTCTGAGGATTTGAGGAGGTCGTCAATGGAGAAGGCATTAGAAGTTGTTGAGTCTGAAAGTGCGAGGAATTTGCTTGTGATGGAGCTAGAAGGACGTGAGGTTGCTAAGGAGAGTGTACTTGATGATGGGGTGACAGTGCCTTTGGTGAGAATGAAGTTAGGGGAGGTAGCTGAGTCGACGATTGTAGTCGTTTTGCCTGTTTGTAAGGCGGAGGGAAGGGACGTGGAGGTGGAGGCGGCGCCATGGGAATGTGGTGGCGTAGGGGATTTTGGTATAGTGGAGGCGGAGAAGGATTGGAGGAGATGGGTTGTTTTGCCCGGATGGCAACCTATCGCGGGGTTAGAGAGAGGTGGAGTTGCAGTGTCGTTCAAGAGCGGGAACTTTTTGCCGTGGAGGGAGAAGAGTAAGTACAAGCAAGAGCCGGTTTTGGTAGTGGCGGATAGGGGAAGGACAGAAGTGGCGTCGGAGGACGGGTTTTACTTGGTGGTTGATGGTGGAGACGGGAGCAATGAGGAGGGATTGAAAGTGGAAAGAGGGTCAACATTGAAGAAAAGAGGGGTTGAACAGAGCTTAGGAATTGTGCTTATAGTAGTTAGGCCACCAAGGTGGGAAGATGAAGAACAATTGGGTGAAGAAGATTGGGATTAA
- the LOC107759695 gene encoding uncharacterized protein LOC107759695 isoform X1 yields MDRRSWLWRRKASEKSPSGSGETESSSVGSISSHSERFFDDQGARITWTLIPLCAYGSVIFIIFRKQEALQNHNTQSPEVTSKTAPSDEELSETVKTLSAKLSEALVNVREKEDLVKQHAKVAEEAVSGWEKAEGEVLIQKRLVETANQKNSILEERIKHLDGALKECLRQLRQAREEQAQNVQVAVAKTSCEWEFKKSELENKLVQLQSQLQSSKAEDSNVQDLQHKLEYAEKQNSVLKLELVSISEELKLMTSERDLSTHAAETASKQHLESITKVAKLEAECRMLKAFARKRSTVNDHKSTAASSAYFEPSADSLSDTGERLSTAENDSCKISGLEPNNYDQNGSYFLSSALVSELNQYKYEKPHRRDLIASSVEINLMDDFLEMEKLAARPDTVSEISNVRGAHISEPILKTELRAIVSQTAEAEKLAKMEVEKLKLEKELTECQDELKISKEQLKETKDNLIEVKAQLSMANEARKKLEPEFKATITKLKDLTEQLQKMEAEIVELKAQLSVANEVKKKAEAEVESANTRLKNLVERLEEAEVDAAEFQAQLITANEAKRAAEVEVEATNLKLKKSEFRLEETEVKLLGLQTQLETVKGMKSGVEAELEATNAKKDVVESQLKATELELQTLVSKVDSLQEELCKETALHQETAAKLQKLETDNSLIKSASQLRKATIVEEFKINKDKQMAIAASQFAECQKTIASIGWQLKSLATMDDFLVDSGEPLLIQ; encoded by the exons ATGGACCGGCGGAGTTGGTTGTGGCGGAGGAAGGCATCGGAGAAGAGTCCGAGTGGCAGTGGTGAAACAGAAAGCTCTTCTGTTGGATCCATTTCTTCTCATTCTGAGAGGTTCTTTGATGATCAG GGTGCTCGAATTACATGGACCTTGATTCCTCTATGTGCATATGGATCCGTCATCTTTATAATATTCAGGAAGCAAGAG GCTCTTCAAAATCATAACACTCAATCACCTGAAGTCACATCTAAAACTGCTCCCAGCGATGAAGAACTTAGTGAAACTGTCAAGACTTTGTCAGCTAAATTGTCAGAAGCTCTTGTGAACGTCCGTGAGAAGGAAGATTTGGTAAAGCAGCATGCAAAAGTAGCCGAGGAAGCTGTCTCAG GATGGGAGAAGGCTGAAGGTGAAGTGTTGATCCAGAAGAGATTAGTTGAGACAGCAAACCAGAAGAACTCAATCCTTGAAGAGCGTATCAAACATCTTGATGGAGCGCTTAAAGAGTGTCTAAGACAGCTTCGACAGGCAAGAGAAGAGCAAGCGCAGAATGTCCAGGTCGCTGTAGCCAAGACAAGTTGTGAGTGGGAGTTTAAAAAGTCTGAACTTGAAAATAAGCTTGTTCAGCTTCAGTCTCAACTGCAAAGTTCTAAAGCAGAAGACAGTAACGTTCAAGATCTTCAGCATAAGCTTGAATATGCTGAGAAACAGAACTCAGTCCTCAAGCTTGAGCTTGTTTCTATATCTGAGGAGCTCAAACTGATGACATCTGAGAGAGATTTAAGTACTCATGCTGCTGAAACAGCTAGCAAACAACACCTCGAGAGTATCACGAAGGTGGCTAAGCTTGAAGCAGAATGCCGTATGCTCAAGGCATTTGCTCGGAAAAGATCAACAGTTAATGACCACAAGTCTACCGCTGCTTCCTCGGCTTATTTTGAACCTTCCGCTGATAGTTTGTCAGATACTGGAGAACGGCTGTCTACAGCAGAAAATGATAGTTGCAAAATCAGTGGTTTGGAGCCAAATAATTATGACCAGAACGGTTCTTACTTCCTGTCTTCTGCTTTAGTTTCTGAATTGAACCAATATAAATATGAAAAGCCACATAGAAGAGACCTTATAGCATCATCTGTGGAGATAAATCTGATGGATGATTTTCTTGAGATGGAGAAGCTTGCAGCACGTCCTGATACAGTGAGTGAAATAAGCAACGTCAGAGGAGCTCACATCAGTGAACCCATTTTAAAAACTGAACTTAGAGCCATAGTTAGTCAGACAGCTGAAGCGGAGAAGTTGGCAAAGATGGAGGTGGAGAAATTGAAACTAGAGAAGGAATTAACTGAGTGTCAGGACGAGCTTAAGATATctaaagaacaattaaaagaaacaaaggaCAATTTAATTGAGGTAAAAGCTCAGTTATCTATGGCAAATGAAGCAAGGAAAAAATTGGAGCCTGAATTCAAGGCTACTATAACAAAGCTTAAAGACTTAACAGAACAATTGCAGAAAATGGAGGCTGAGATTGTGGAGCTCAAAGCACAGTTATCCGTGGCAAATGAAGTAAAGAAGAAGGCTGAGGCAGAAGTCGAATCTGCCAACACTAGGCTCAAGAATTTAGTTGAACGCTTAGAAGAAGCAGAGGTCGATGCAGCGGAATTCCAAGCTCAGCTCATTACAGCTAATGAAGCAAAGAGAGCTGCTGAGGTTGAAGTTGAGGCTACCAATTTGAAGCTTAAGAAATCAGAATTTCGCTTGGAGGAAACTGAAGTCAAACTTTTAGGGCTTCAAACTCAACTAGAAACCGTGAAAGGAATGAAATCTGGAGTTGAGGCCGAACTTGAAGCTACCAATGCAAAGAAAGATGTGGTGGAGTCACAACTTAAAGCCACTGAATTGGAGCTGCAAACATTGGTTTCTAAAGTTGATTCTCTTCAAGAGGAGCTTTGCAAGGAAACGGCTTTGCACCAGGAAACTGCTGCAAAGTTGCAGAAACTAGAAACTGACAATTCACTGATAAAATCTGCGTCCCAGCTTCGGAAAGCAACTATTGTCGAGGAATTTAAGATCAATAAG GATAAACAAATGGCGATAGCAGCTAGTCAATTTGCAGAGTGCCAAAAGACAATCGCTTCTATTGGTTGGCAATTGAAATCCCTTGCTACCATGGATGATTTCTTGGTTGACTCAGGCGAACCATTACTGATACAATGA